GCTTTGCACCAGTTTCACTGCTACGCTGAGCTATAATCGCAAAGCCATAGTAAGGTtatccgaactccgtttttgatgtatgacctatggatcaaagaaaaagaagtatacttttcaatggtttaagtgtcgTCCTTGAATTAGCGTTATTTAATTGGATATAGTCTAATGTAAAGGATTAACTTTGCCAATTTGACATGTGGGGATACAATGGattgaattgaacttaaacACTTTTAGGGCATTGTATTGAGCATAAATAGAATCATTGAGTATTGTCTAAACATGTTTCCATTTGATTGAATGTTCTAGGAAGTTCGAGTCGTCACGTggatcgaggtgagtgatttaatacttaaacacatggttttgaacttgttttccttatcgagcttatttgaacatgttttataaattatgtactccatggataacaatgaaaggtggacttatttgtgaaatatttgcgaatctatttaatggcattcccaacgtccggtctGGTCTTGCTAGGGGgcggcttaatggctagcaagggtgtttgaggttggtatgtgttttgggataatgcgtagacgtctggcttatccactactggggacgcccggtagctttgaattttgaatagcggaatgtgcattatatttggcttatagttttgagttctttgttttgaaatattatcaaattattttgcattgtccatggaaggcatgtgagttaagtattaatcattcacacgagctttgACTTAAGTATTTTCTTTTACACCTTTCAGGAAGCGACGCGTAGTGTGGCAGAGTGTTTACTTTAGTTTGTAAATTTGTAGGTAAGCACAGCTCTGAGAGGTTTatccttttggtttgtaaacctatgtaagactttggtttgttatcaataaaagttaacttttgcttTCGCTGTTATGTTTAGCCCCTTTTGATCATCGCTTGCTtagatgatatttgatttgtgatttggccttagtgagaaatcactggcatttgtcatgattaagacctcaaggggcgggtcagggtcgtgacaggaTTTGAGTTTGTGCATGCGAAAGTTTGGGATTGAattgtttgttctttatttgttgATTCAAGTTAAATAGGTCAATAACTATGCTTGGGTAATTGTTCTCCGCAAAGTTGAATTTATTTGCTGTTAATCgttcgagccgtgccttcaggcacgggcatttgCTAGTaattcgatgtggccaagagtaattctttgcgggcAGAagtaattcaatgcggccaagagtaattcttcacgacaggagtaattcttcgcggtcaGAAGTAATTCGATGtggctaagagtaattctttgcagtCAGAAGTAATTCGATGCGCCAAGAATAATTCTTCGCAacaggagtaattcttcgcggtcaGAAGTAATTCGATGTGGctaagagtaattttttgcagTCAGAAGTAATTCGATGCGCCAAGAATAATTCTTCGCAacaggagtaattcttcgcggtcaGAAGTAATTCGATGtggctaagagtaattctttgcagtCAGAAGTAATTCGATGCGGTTAAGAGTAATTTTTAACACAAAGGCAAAGAAGTTTGCCCAAATAACTTGTTTTGTATTCAAAGTCTATATTtgtgaaataagaaaaaaaaaactctaaaaagttTGTCCTAAACACACCCTAAAACacgagagattattcagtgcccctggagtaccacgtggcggtgcctGTCTTAAACTTCTTCCCGCCACATGTTGTTGTGAGATCTTTATACTtatgctccatttgtttgggcataaaatattttttggtaaaatattttatctatttttcggtgtttggttatGTATAAATAAGTAAATATTTTACatgcaaaatattttccattaattagataaaaatgaattatctttaaatcttctgtaagttattttttaaaatgaaccTGTTTATTCTACTGTAATTCTCACTGTTCAATTTTCTCGATTGTTAGTCTTGACCTACAttcaatttcaatattctcATATTTCTCCACTGTTTAAGCCCCTcatctctacactattttgttgattcctgaaaatattttcaagtgccaatcaaacatcggaaaataaaaatttgaagtttgttttctaaaaaaaatattttacaagaaaaatattttacattgtaaaacattttacctcgaaacaaacggagccttagtctCGGATCCCACAGAAATGTGTAGTTAAGAAGAGGCACGCGGTGCCCTAgcagcattgaataatttttcctaagaCACGCGCGCTGAAGTAAGCGGGTTCCACCAGTGCAAGCAAGGATTTTTAAAAGCAATATGTGCTTTTTGTGGCAAGGGGTACTACTGGAAACTCCCATAAAAAATTCTCCCCAAATTCGACCGTTGTAGGTTTCAAAATCCACCCGACCGTTTCAATAGAAAGCGCtccacccatctctctctccctccctgtCTCGCCGAGATTCTCTCCCCGTAACCCCccgcctcttctctctctctctctctctctcatatattcAATGGCTGATCAGACCAGCAACACATCGATAATGGAGTCAAAGCCTGCACACCCACTCCACCAAATCGCAGAAACCCCAACCCACAAGCTCCTTCTCAAGCAATGGCTCAAAGAAGAAGAACTAATTCTCAATCGAACAGCCCTCAAAGAGACCCAAATCGACTCCGTCCGTAAGGAACTAACCCAACTGtactccttcttcttcctcttccactCCACCGCGTTAGTCCTCCTCTTCAGCGCTTCCTCGAGGGGCCCGCAGTCCTCATCCTGCCACAGATCTTGGATACCCTCTCTCTGttccctcctcctctctctcgggaTGATCTGGGCCGTCCGGTACAAGACCGACGTGGAGGGTCACTTGGAGAAGCTgttggagagggagaaagaggatGGGAAGCTGTTGGCCAAGTGTGTTGAGGAGTTAAAGAGAAAAGGGGTGGAGTTTGATTTGTTGAAGGAAGTTGATGCGCTGAGAAGGGCTAAGAGTTTGAGGGTGGAAGCGAAAGCCGTTCGGAAGTGGTCAGCCAGGGACTTTGTTTGTCTGTTTTTCTTCACAGTTTCTTGCCTTGTTCTGGGTCTTACAAGGGTCATTCTCTGTAGTTAGGGGTTAGATATTGGGTTTGGGCAAAAgggtaattgttttttttttttctctctggaAGTTgaattaaaattgtttttggGATGGTAGAGCTTCATGGTTAATGGGATTACATAGCAAAACATAGGCAATTGGAGGAAAGAGGGGAAAGTAGAACACACTGTTCTGATCTTGTATTTTGTGGAAGTTCATTTTGGTTCTATCGAATAAATTTTCCATTCTGCAAGTTTATGGGTGTGGAATGCAAGTTCTTTTTGTGTTTGCTAGTTGCAACTGTATATGATACCGGTCCTTTTTCCCTGTCACTTCTTGTTCACTTTGCTTTTGGGAAAATTGTGTTGTAGGCTAGGAGCGTGCTATGTTTTTGATTGTTTTCTATTGGTATTCCTTTCGTAGATCTGCTAGATGAtgaacaaagaagaaaattacTACTATGCTTGATTAAATAGGTTAACACAAACAACTTTCCTCTCTCCGTTGTCATAGTTGTTAGC
The sequence above is drawn from the Rhododendron vialii isolate Sample 1 chromosome 6a, ASM3025357v1 genome and encodes:
- the LOC131330225 gene encoding uncharacterized protein LOC131330225; translation: MADQTSNTSIMESKPAHPLHQIAETPTHKLLLKQWLKEEELILNRTALKETQIDSVRKELTQLYSFFFLFHSTALVLLFSASSRGPQSSSCHRSWIPSLCSLLLSLGMIWAVRYKTDVEGHLEKLLEREKEDGKLLAKCVEELKRKGVEFDLLKEVDALRRAKSLRVEAKAVRKWSARDFVCLFFFTVSCLVLGLTRVILCS